A genomic window from Bacteroidales bacterium includes:
- a CDS encoding glycoside hydrolase family 16 protein, whose amino-acid sequence MNRVCLTVFACLLTHLVVFSQTPANDKNWQLKWADYFESFDTQRWNKVDYCDHGGKPSINRAHNVWVENGQLVIRVKSESATCPGTPPYPSSWCCGSCVPGKEYDYTSGWVETKSPNNDIKYGYIEAMIKFPYKKGIIHAFWTWRGEQTYNNGAEIDIFESMGKYNDATQFETNVHTCYVGEGEPPCEPARDRVYTFFNSDYTQWHLYAIEWNSNKITWYVDGKPIRSIVNDNLAPDGNGIIDYVRLILGINVSEYNLQYLNPPFEEKMYVDYVKVYSLKCACDTTAVVEIYNFNTYNYAVNKSISMSSATVIPSNSNICLRATDFIELKTGFEVPLGAEIYLDVNPCDISKKNVEESRNNCY is encoded by the coding sequence GTGAATAGAGTATGTTTAACAGTTTTTGCTTGTTTGCTTACACATCTTGTTGTATTTTCGCAAACACCTGCAAATGACAAAAATTGGCAACTAAAATGGGCGGATTATTTTGAAAGTTTTGACACTCAAAGATGGAACAAAGTAGATTATTGTGATCATGGAGGAAAACCTAGTATAAATCGTGCGCATAACGTTTGGGTTGAAAATGGACAGTTGGTTATAAGAGTAAAAAGCGAATCGGCAACTTGTCCGGGAACTCCACCTTATCCTAGTTCGTGGTGTTGCGGTTCATGTGTTCCTGGAAAAGAATATGACTATACGAGTGGTTGGGTAGAAACAAAATCTCCAAATAATGACATAAAATATGGATACATTGAAGCCATGATTAAATTTCCTTATAAAAAAGGTATAATACATGCGTTTTGGACATGGCGAGGCGAGCAAACTTATAATAATGGAGCAGAGATTGATATTTTTGAATCTATGGGAAAATACAATGATGCAACTCAATTCGAAACAAATGTTCATACTTGCTATGTTGGGGAAGGAGAACCTCCTTGTGAACCTGCTCGTGATCGAGTATATACTTTTTTTAATTCCGATTATACGCAATGGCATTTATATGCAATTGAATGGAACAGTAACAAAATTACATGGTATGTTGATGGGAAACCTATTAGATCAATAGTTAATGATAATTTGGCTCCTGATGGAAATGGAATCATTGATTATGTTCGACTAATACTTGGTATTAACGTTTCTGAATATAATTTACAATATTTAAATCCTCCCTTCGAAGAAAAGATGTATGTTGATTACGTGAAAGTATATAGTTTAAAATGCGCTTGTGATACTACGGCAGTTGTTGAAATTTATAATTTTAATACGTATAATTATGCTGTGAATAAATCAATATCTATGAGTAGTGCAACAGTAATTCCCTCAAATAGCAATATATGTTTAAGAGCAACTGATTTTATTGAATTAAAAACCGGTTTTGAAGTGCCGCTAGGTGCAGAAATATATCTTGATGTCAATCCTTGCGATATTTCAAAAAAGAATGTTGAAGAATCTAGAAATAATTGCTATTAA